From the genome of Biomphalaria glabrata chromosome 17, xgBioGlab47.1, whole genome shotgun sequence, one region includes:
- the LOC106051074 gene encoding polyadenylate-binding protein 1-like 2: MASAYTSALYVGNLHPDVTEALLFETFSSFGKICSVKVYRDLLTRTSLGYACVAFLQQPDAERALKVMNNASLKDKPLQIMWAHLCKDLLEEDPDDDYSLDYDLDYETLLD, encoded by the exons atggcttcAGCTTATACATCAGCTCTTTACGTTGGAAACCTTCACCCAGACGTAACTGAAGCATTATTATTTGAGACATTTTCATCCTTCGGAAAAATATGTTCAGTGAAAGTATACCGAGATCTTCTTACACGTACGTCCTTAGGATATGCTTGTGTTGCTTTCTTGCAACAGCCTGATG CCGAGAGGGCTTTGAAAGTTATGAACAATGCCTCCCTGAAAGACAAACCACTTCAAATAATGTGGGCACATCTGTGTAAAGATCTGTTAGAGGAAGATCCCGATGACGATTATTCATTAGACTATGACCTTGACTATGAAACTTTGCTTGACTGA